GCCATCGGCCAGCAGCCGCCGTGCGATCGCCGCGCCGATGCCGCGCCCGCCGCCGGTGACCAGCGCGTGCCGGCCGGCCAGTGTTGCCGTGCTGGCGCTCATGCCTGCTTCTCCTGCGCCGCGGCGCGTTCGAGATTGGTTTCCAGTTGCCGCTTGCCTGCCAGGTACTGCCTGGGCCAGGCGATGTCGCGATAGCCGATGCGCGCGGCTTCCTGCAGCGTCCACGCCGGGTTGGCCAGGTGCGGCCGTGCGATCGCGCACAGGTCGGCGCGACCGGCGGCGATGATCGAGTCGACGTGGTCCGCTTCGAAGATGGCGCCCACCGCGATGGTGGCGATGCCGGCCTCGTTGCGAATGCGGTCCGCGAACGGGGTCTGGTACATGCGGCCGTAGACCGGCGCCTGGTCAGGGCTGACCTGGCCCGACGAGCAGTCGATCATGTCGGCGCCCGCGGCCTTGAACGCACGCGCAATCTCCACCGCGTCATCGGGTGTGATGCCGCCGTCGACCCAGTCATGCGCGGAAATGCGCACCGACATCGGCTTGTCCTGCGGCCACACCGCGCGCACGGCTTCGAACACTTCCAGCGGATAGCGCAGCCGCGCGGCCAGCGAACCGCCGTATTCGTCGTCGCGCGTATTGGTCAGCGGCGAGATAAAGCTCGACAGCAGATAGCCGTGCGCGCAGTGCAGCTCGAGCCAGTCGAAGCCGGCCTCGGCCGCCCGCCGCGCGCTGGCGACGAAATCGTCGCGCACGCGGTCCATGTCGGCGCGCGTCATCTCACGCGGGGTCTGCGATTCGCCCGGCAGGTAAGGCAGCGGCGACGCCGAGATCACCGGCCAGTTGCCCTGCGGCAGCGGATGGTCCATCGCCTCCCAGCCGAGCTGGGTCGAGCCCTTGCGGCCCGCGTGGCCGATCTGCATGGCGATGCGCGCATCGCTGTTGGCGTGCACGAAATCGACGATGCGCTTCCAGGCGTCGCGCTGCGTGTCGTTCCACAGGCCCGGGCAGCCCGGCGTGATGCGGGCATCGGGCGACACGCAGGTCATCTCCGCCACCACCATGCCGGCGCCGCCGAGCGCGCGCGCGCCCAGGTGCACCAGGTGGAAGTCGCCGGGCACGCCGTCGGTGCAGGAATACATCGCCATTGGCGACACCACCACACGGTTCTTCAGCGTGACGCCGCGCAGACGGAACGGCGTGAACATCGGCGGCAGCGGCTGCTGCGCCTGCAGCTTCAGGCTGTCGGCCGGCACCCCGGCCTGCTGCGCCAGCCAGTGCTCGAACTGCGCGACATAGCCGGCATCGCGCACGCGCAGGTTTTCATGCGAGATCCGCTGCGAACGTGTCAGCAGCGAATAGGCGAACTGCTCGGGCGGCAGGCTGCCGGCATAGCGCTCGACGTTCTCGAACCACTCGGTCGAGTTGCGCGCGGCGTTCTGGATCTTCAGCACTTCCACGCCGCGCGTGGCTTCGTAGCGCGCCAGCGCATCGGGCAGGCCGTCGTGGCCGCTGCCACGGATCTCCTCGGCCAGGTCGATGGCATCCTCGAGCGCCAGCTTGGTACCCGAGCCGATCGAGAAATGCGCGGTGTGCGCGGCATCGCCCATCAGCACCACCGGCACGCGGCGGCCGTCGGGCAAGGTGTTCCAGTGCACCCATTGCCGGCAGATCACGCGCGGGAAGCGGATCCAGATCGCCGAGCCGCGCAGGTGCGCCGCGTTGCTGATCAGCTTGTTGCCGTCGAGGTAGCGCGCGAACAGCTTCTCGCAATACGCCACGCCCTCTTCCTGGCTCATCTGCTCAATGCCGGCGGCACGCCAGACCGCTTCCGGCGTCTCGACGATAAAGGTCGAGGTGTTGTCGTCGAAGCGGTAGGCATGCGCCTGGAACCAGCCGTGCTCGGTTTTTTCGAAGGCGAAGGTGAAGGCGTCGAACAGCTTGTGCGTGCCCAGCCAGACAAAGCGGCACTGGCGCGTATCGATATCCGGCCGGAAGGTGTCGGCATAGCGGGTGCGGATGCGGCTGTTCAAGCCGTCCGACGCGATCACCAGGTCAGCCTGGTATTGCATCGCCAGCGCCTGGTCGTCGGACACATCGGTCTCGAACACCAGCTTCACCCCGAGCGCTTCGCAGCGCGCCTGCAGGATGTTCAGCAGGCGCTTGCGGCCGATGCCGATAAAGCCATGCCCGCCCGAGCGGATGGTGCGCCCGCCGATATGGATGTCGATATCGTCCCAGTGGTTGAAGGCGGCGTTGATCTCGGCGGCGCTGGCCGGGTCGGCCTGCTTCAGGTTGTCCATGGTGGCGTCCGAGAACACCACGCCCCAGCCGAAGGTATCGTAGGGCCGGTTGCG
This Cupriavidus nantongensis DNA region includes the following protein-coding sequences:
- a CDS encoding bifunctional salicylyl-CoA 5-hydroxylase/oxidoreductase; this encodes MRVLCIGGGPAGLYFGLLMKLQEPANEVIVVERNRPYDTFGWGVVFSDATMDNLKQADPASAAEINAAFNHWDDIDIHIGGRTIRSGGHGFIGIGRKRLLNILQARCEALGVKLVFETDVSDDQALAMQYQADLVIASDGLNSRIRTRYADTFRPDIDTRQCRFVWLGTHKLFDAFTFAFEKTEHGWFQAHAYRFDDNTSTFIVETPEAVWRAAGIEQMSQEEGVAYCEKLFARYLDGNKLISNAAHLRGSAIWIRFPRVICRQWVHWNTLPDGRRVPVVLMGDAAHTAHFSIGSGTKLALEDAIDLAEEIRGSGHDGLPDALARYEATRGVEVLKIQNAARNSTEWFENVERYAGSLPPEQFAYSLLTRSQRISHENLRVRDAGYVAQFEHWLAQQAGVPADSLKLQAQQPLPPMFTPFRLRGVTLKNRVVVSPMAMYSCTDGVPGDFHLVHLGARALGGAGMVVAEMTCVSPDARITPGCPGLWNDTQRDAWKRIVDFVHANSDARIAMQIGHAGRKGSTQLGWEAMDHPLPQGNWPVISASPLPYLPGESQTPREMTRADMDRVRDDFVASARRAAEAGFDWLELHCAHGYLLSSFISPLTNTRDDEYGGSLAARLRYPLEVFEAVRAVWPQDKPMSVRISAHDWVDGGITPDDAVEIARAFKAAGADMIDCSSGQVSPDQAPVYGRMYQTPFADRIRNEAGIATIAVGAIFEADHVDSIIAAGRADLCAIARPHLANPAWTLQEAARIGYRDIAWPRQYLAGKRQLETNLERAAAQEKQA